The Mycolicibacterium aurum genome segment TGGTCAAGGACCGGGAAGCGTTGCTAGCTATTGATACCGAGCTGGCGGAGCTGCTGCGCACGTGGGGTGCGAAGTCGATGGTCCAAGCCGAGCGTGACATCGACACCCTGGTGCTGCGCCACGACCCCGGTGCGGTACGCCGCACCGAATCGAGTAACCGCGGCGCCTACGTCGAGGTGAACGCCGCGCAGGCCACCGGAACCGCGTATGTGTCAGCGACGGTGTCGCTGACCGACGGTGAGGCGTTCGACCGCCGCGCTGATGCCCTGGCGCGCACGGTATGTGCACGCGATCCCCGCACCCTCGACCAGCGCCGCGGCGCTGCGTTGGGGGCCATGGGATTCGGCTGGGACCGCCTGCCGTGCATGTGCGAGAACGACGACTGCGACGCCGCCGCCAAACCTCCGGTAGGTGGCCTGGTTGTCCACGTTGTCGTGCGCCAGGACACCCTCGACGCGGGCGAACCCGACGGGCCAAGCAATCCTGGCGGCCCAACCGACCCCGACGGGCCCACGGACCCCGAAGGCGATCCAGCAAGCGCTCCGAGTCGGCAGCCCGAAACCAGCGCCACCGCAACCGAACCGACTGCCGATCCGCAATCCGCGCCGACGACGACCGCCGGCCTGACAGCCCAACGCCGCGCCCTCGTCGGTGACAACCCGCCGCTGCTGCCCAAACCCTGGTACTCCTACACCTTGCGGGAGCTGCTGGCCGCGCTCACGGACGGACCAGGGCAGTTCAGCACCGCCGGCCCCGCCGCCATCCTCGGCGGCGCGGTCATCCCGGCTCCAGTGGCAGCGCAACTCGCGATGCACGCCACCATCCGGCCGCTCATCCACCCCGGACAAGCCCCACCCGAACCGCGATACCGGCCGTCGCGCACACTCGCAGAGTTCATCCGCTGCCGCGATCAGACATGCCGCTTTCCCGGCTGCACACGACCAGCCACGATCACCGACATCGACCACACGATTCCATACCCGTACGGGCCCACCTGTGCATCGAATCTGGTCTGCCTGTGCCGAGAACACCACCTGCTCAAAACATTCTGGCCCGGCTGGTCCACCCAGCAGTTCCCCGACGGAACCCTCGTCTGGACCGACCCCGAGGGCCAGCGCTGCACCACCTATCCCGGCAGCCGCCTGCTGTTCCCCGAACTCTGCGCACCCACCGCCGCCGTCGTGAATCCACGGCGCCCACCGCCCAAACACACCGCAGGCCTCACCATGCCGAAGCGGACCATCACCCGCGCAGACGCACGCAGACAGCGCATCGACGACGAACGACGACTCAACGTCGCCGGAAAGACCTAGCTGCCACCAGATTCCGCGGCGCGGCGGTAGCCGCGGGCTGCCAGTGGTCCGAAGACGGCGAGCAGCGCCAGCAGCCATGCCGCACCAGCGGCGAGCGCAGGTCCGGCGGGATCGCCCTCGGCGAGGGCGCGCATCGATTCCACGATCGGGGTCAGTGGCTGAAATCTGATCAGGGGTTGCAGCCAGGTCGGGAACAGGTCGACGGGGGCGATCCCGCCCGTGCAGAAGGCCATACCGATCGCCGACCCGCCCAGCAGTGTGAGCAGCGCCGTGCTCTGCCGGAGTACCGCGACGGAGACGACGATGGTGCCGAACACCATGACCACCAGCACGGGTATGGCGAGGAACGCCACGATCGCCAGCGGACCGCCGTCGAGTCGGAGACCGAGGGCCATACCGACCGCCGTGATGAGGATTCCGGCGCCCAGCGTGCGCACCCCCTCGGCGAGCAGTGTGCCGGCCAGGAAGCTGGACCGCGCCACCGGTTGCACCCAGAAGCGGCTCAGCAACCCGCTGTCCCGTTCGGCAGGCAGATGGAATCCCGCGCCGACGGCCCCCATCATCGCGCCCGCCACCGTGCACATCGGCACCAGCGCGGTCAGGTTGTCGGCGCCGG includes the following:
- a CDS encoding HNH endonuclease signature motif containing protein; protein product: MFDELLAAVAGARTPGSGVRACARLENAACSARLTHMADMLAAAYAVSGSAHREQWRVDNWSAVCAQIGAAHAVTSGVVNGLLMDAVTLRERLPRVGAVFAEGLIAYRLVHLICARTMLVKDREALLAIDTELAELLRTWGAKSMVQAERDIDTLVLRHDPGAVRRTESSNRGAYVEVNAAQATGTAYVSATVSLTDGEAFDRRADALARTVCARDPRTLDQRRGAALGAMGFGWDRLPCMCENDDCDAAAKPPVGGLVVHVVVRQDTLDAGEPDGPSNPGGPTDPDGPTDPEGDPASAPSRQPETSATATEPTADPQSAPTTTAGLTAQRRALVGDNPPLLPKPWYSYTLRELLAALTDGPGQFSTAGPAAILGGAVIPAPVAAQLAMHATIRPLIHPGQAPPEPRYRPSRTLAEFIRCRDQTCRFPGCTRPATITDIDHTIPYPYGPTCASNLVCLCREHHLLKTFWPGWSTQQFPDGTLVWTDPEGQRCTTYPGSRLLFPELCAPTAAVVNPRRPPPKHTAGLTMPKRTITRADARRQRIDDERRLNVAGKT
- a CDS encoding ABC transporter permease — its product is MRTTVVLAERMLMRWRRYPVVPMQSLLLPTLLLLTYDLLVSRSMTQLTGADNLTALVPMCTVAGAMMGAVGAGFHLPAERDSGLLSRFWVQPVARSSFLAGTLLAEGVRTLGAGILITAVGMALGLRLDGGPLAIVAFLAIPVLVVMVFGTIVVSVAVLRQSTALLTLLGGSAIGMAFCTGGIAPVDLFPTWLQPLIRFQPLTPIVESMRALAEGDPAGPALAAGAAWLLALLAVFGPLAARGYRRAAESGGS